The Bos taurus isolate L1 Dominette 01449 registration number 42190680 breed Hereford chromosome 18, ARS-UCD2.0, whole genome shotgun sequence genome has a window encoding:
- the LGALS4 gene encoding galectin-4 translates to MAFVPAPGYQPTYNPTLPYHNPIPGGLRVGMSVYIQGVASEHMKRFFVNFEVGQGQGADVAFHFNPRFDGWDKVVLNSKQNGSWGQEERKMSMPFRKGAAFELVFMVMTEHFKVVVNGTPFHEFKHRIPLQMVTHLHVDGDLMLQSINFIGGQPPSNQMPMPAQAYPMPMSAQAYPSPGQYYQQQSRLPTMEGPPAFNPPVPFNGRLQGGLIVRRTIIIKGYIPPTAKSFVINFKVGSSGDVALHINPRMTEGAVVRNSFLNGSWGSEERKVSYNPFGPGQFFDLSVRCGADRFKVYANGKHLFDFSHRLSAFQRVDLVEIHGDVTLSYVQI, encoded by the exons ATGGCCTTTGTCCCTGCACCAGGCTATCAACCCACCTACAACCCG ACGCTGCCCTACCACAACCCCATCCCAGGAGGTCTCAGAGTTGGAATGTCCGTTTACATCCAAGGAGTGGCTAGCGAGCACATGAAGAG GTTCTTTGTAAACTTCGAGGTGGGGCAGGGCCAAGGGGCAGACGTCGCCTTCCACTTCAATCCCCGCTTTGATGGCTGGGATAAGGTGGTCTTGAACTCGAAGCAGAACGGCTcgtggggccaggaggagaggaaAATGAGCATGCCCTTCCGCAAGGGCGCGGCCTTCGAGCTGGTGTTCATGGTCATGACGGAGCACTTCAAG GTGGTGGTGAATGGGACTCCCTTCCATGAGTTTAAGCACCGGATCCCGCTGCAGATGGTCACCCACCTGCATGTGGATGGCGACCTGATGCTTCAATCAATTAACTTCATTGGAGGCCAGCCTCCCTCAAACCAG ATGCCCATGCCTGCTCAGGCATACCCA ATGCCCATGTCTGCTCAGGCGTACCCA AGTCCCGGACAGTACTATCAACAACAAAGCAGACTGCCT ACCATGGAGGGACCCCCAGCCTTCAACCCG CCCGTGCCATTTAATGGGAGACTGCAAGGGGGGCTCATAGTTCGAAGAACCATCATTATCAAGGGCTACATACCCCCTACAGCCAAGAG CTTTGTCATCAACTTCAAGGTGGGATCCTCTGGGGACGTGGCTCTGCACATTAACCCCCGCATGACCGAGGGCGCTGTGGTTCGGAACAGCTTTCTGAATGGCTCTTGGGGATCTGAGGAGAGGAAGGTCTCCTACAACCCATTTGGTCCTGGACAGTTCTTTGAT CTGTCTGTTCGTTGTGGTGCAGATCGCTTCAAGGTGTATGCCAATGGCAAGCACCTCTTCGACTTCTCCCATCGCCTCTCAGCCTTCCAGAGGGTGGACTTGGTGGAGATCCACGGTGATGTCACCTTGTCCTACGTCCAGATCTGA